One window of Chloroflexus aggregans DSM 9485 genomic DNA carries:
- a CDS encoding DsbA family protein has protein sequence MSVQSTRGRRVKAARTNNLLYLYIAVGVIAVIAITALVVLLTRNTAEITTPTAPVGRTDDGFYYKGNPDAPVKVIAFEDYQCPGCAFFTRNLEPILERDYINTGKVQFIYHELPLTNIHPNALPAAEAARCAGDQGKFWEMHGQLFANQSIWSQLNSPLNTFSGYAGIIGIDRAAFDSCMQAATHREAILAAAQSAAELGVQATPSFSVNGQIVDSNRLFTAIDAALRAAGR, from the coding sequence ATGAGTGTACAGAGCACCCGTGGCCGCCGCGTAAAGGCAGCACGAACCAACAATTTACTCTATCTGTATATTGCCGTCGGCGTTATTGCAGTGATTGCTATCACTGCGTTGGTGGTATTGCTCACCCGTAATACTGCCGAGATTACAACACCTACCGCGCCGGTCGGGCGCACCGACGATGGGTTTTACTACAAGGGCAATCCCGATGCACCGGTAAAAGTGATTGCCTTTGAAGATTACCAGTGCCCTGGGTGTGCGTTCTTTACCCGTAATCTCGAACCGATCCTCGAACGCGATTATATCAATACCGGAAAAGTGCAGTTTATCTACCACGAACTGCCACTCACCAACATTCATCCCAACGCCCTACCGGCTGCCGAAGCGGCCCGTTGTGCCGGTGATCAAGGCAAGTTCTGGGAAATGCACGGCCAGCTCTTTGCGAACCAGAGTATCTGGTCGCAACTAAATTCACCGTTGAATACTTTTAGTGGTTACGCCGGCATTATCGGGATTGACCGCGCAGCGTTCGATTCGTGTATGCAGGCCGCTACTCACCGTGAAGCTATCTTGGCTGCTGCTCAATCGGCAGCCGAACTTGGCGTGCAGGCGACTCCATCGTTTAGCGTCAACGGTCAGATCGTTGACTCGAACCGTTTGTTTACTGCAATCGACGCAGCACTACGTGCAGCCGGTCGTTAA
- the secD gene encoding protein translocase subunit SecD, which yields MQNRNLSALILIIVVLGLALAINFAPNNNFLGRDVSVRLGLDLQGGIQVLLRAADPNATAEQIATAAGVIEQRVNALGVGETVVQRAGNDRIIVELPGVANPEQAIETLRGTGRLEFIDSQGQYLAEGTIVRTSNSPNPPQLLETDTITDPNSLGPIYQSITDGADLDTGAVQPTFSQGGALGSRPAVSFAFRGASAQRLASFTAANVGKPMCIVLDNVVVSCPVINAALTDGSGVIEVTTEAERNQIFNKLKYGALPVPLVVETSRTVTATLGQESVSASIVAGIIGLSVVAIFMILFYRGPGLIATIALLIYTAISFAIYRLIPVTLTLPGIAGFILSIGLAVDANVLIFARLREEYRRGRDIRNALELAFVESWPAIRDSSVSTLITSIVLFMFGNSFGVSLIKGFALTLGLGIVISLFTAVIVTRTFMRIVLPLFSDERAWWFGVDRRNPETAVTAIS from the coding sequence GTGCAAAACCGAAATCTGTCTGCACTCATTTTGATCATTGTTGTCTTGGGATTAGCTCTTGCCATCAACTTCGCCCCCAACAACAACTTTCTTGGCCGTGATGTCAGTGTCCGCCTTGGTCTCGACCTGCAAGGTGGGATTCAAGTCTTATTGCGTGCGGCCGATCCAAATGCCACCGCTGAACAGATCGCTACCGCTGCCGGTGTGATCGAGCAGCGTGTCAATGCACTCGGTGTCGGTGAAACGGTTGTCCAACGCGCCGGCAACGACCGAATCATTGTCGAATTGCCCGGCGTCGCTAATCCCGAACAGGCGATTGAAACCTTACGCGGCACCGGACGACTAGAGTTCATCGACTCGCAAGGCCAATATCTGGCTGAGGGTACTATCGTCCGCACGTCAAACAGTCCTAATCCGCCGCAATTACTCGAAACCGATACCATAACCGACCCCAACAGCCTTGGCCCGATCTATCAGAGTATTACCGATGGCGCCGACCTTGATACGGGAGCCGTCCAACCCACTTTCTCGCAAGGTGGCGCGCTTGGCAGCCGCCCCGCCGTCTCGTTTGCCTTCCGTGGCGCTTCGGCTCAGCGGCTGGCTTCGTTTACCGCCGCTAATGTTGGCAAACCAATGTGCATCGTCCTGGATAATGTGGTGGTGAGCTGCCCGGTGATCAATGCAGCTCTGACCGATGGTTCAGGCGTGATCGAAGTGACGACCGAAGCCGAGCGTAATCAGATTTTTAATAAGTTAAAGTATGGTGCCTTGCCGGTACCGCTGGTGGTCGAGACGAGCCGTACCGTGACCGCTACACTCGGACAAGAGAGTGTATCTGCGAGTATTGTGGCCGGTATCATCGGGCTATCGGTGGTCGCAATCTTTATGATCCTCTTTTACCGCGGCCCTGGCCTGATTGCGACCATCGCTTTGCTGATCTACACGGCCATCAGTTTCGCTATTTACCGACTCATCCCGGTAACGCTCACCCTACCGGGTATTGCCGGCTTTATCCTCTCGATCGGTTTGGCCGTCGATGCCAATGTGCTGATCTTTGCGCGTCTGCGCGAAGAGTACCGCCGCGGTCGCGATATTCGCAATGCGCTTGAGTTGGCGTTTGTCGAATCTTGGCCGGCTATTCGCGACTCGAGCGTTTCAACATTGATCACCAGTATTGTGCTATTTATGTTCGGCAACAGCTTCGGTGTTAGCTTGATCAAGGGCTTTGCCCTAACCCTTGGGTTGGGTATTGTGATCAGCCTGTTTACCGCGGTTATCGTCACCCGTACCTTTATGCGCATAGTGTTACCGCTGTTTAGCGATGAGCGGGCATGGTGGTTTGGTGTTGACCGGCGCAATCCAGAAACGGCGGTAACGGCAATATCGTGA